The following are from one region of the Acidobacteriota bacterium genome:
- a CDS encoding type II toxin-antitoxin system VapB family antitoxin has translation MKISIILPDDILEEVKRLSKARTRTEAIILSLKEYIKKKRIEEIINMEGKLEFSDDMERLRHD, from the coding sequence ATGAAAATATCAATCATTTTACCTGATGATATACTGGAGGAAGTGAAAAGATTGTCTAAAGCAAGGACAAGAACAGAGGCCATTATATTATCACTTAAAGAATACATCAAAAAAAAGAGGATAGAGGAGATCATAAATATGGAAGGGAAGCTTGAATTTTCAGATGATATGGAGAGATTAAGACATGATTAA